The proteins below come from a single Chitinophaga pinensis DSM 2588 genomic window:
- a CDS encoding DUF3127 domain-containing protein, translating to MSFEITGKLIVKYNTMQRSETFKTREFVIEKSDDINGRVINNYIKFQAVQDRTAIVDRFNEGETVKVYFNIKGTRWEKDGRVNYITNLDAWRMESVVAGGPSADSMPNYNTSQEISSGGGQADDLPF from the coding sequence ATGAGTTTTGAAATAACCGGAAAACTGATTGTGAAATACAATACGATGCAGCGTAGCGAAACCTTTAAAACCAGGGAGTTCGTTATCGAAAAGTCCGATGATATCAATGGCCGCGTTATAAACAACTACATCAAGTTCCAGGCGGTACAGGACAGAACTGCAATTGTAGATCGCTTCAACGAAGGTGAAACTGTGAAGGTATACTTCAATATCAAAGGTACACGTTGGGAAAAAGACGGCAGAGTGAACTACATTACCAATCTGGACGCATGGCGTATGGAATCTGTAGTAGCAGGCGGTCCTTCGGCTGATTCAATGCCAAATTACAACACCTCTCAGGAGATTTCTTCCGGTGGTGGTCAGGCAGACGATTTACCATTCTAA
- a CDS encoding NAD(P)/FAD-dependent oxidoreductase — translation MIQQLSLKLLPSQAASDTSIIAEAAAALGVKPTAITGFHLLKRSIDARSRQAYFMLTVKVFVDEPFQERERIIPIYDSLPSNAPQAIVIGAGPAGLFAALRLVEAGIRPIVLERGKDVRARRRDLAALNKTGVVNPESNYCFGEGGAGTYSDGKLYTRSNKRGDINRILSIFVHFGATEKIMYEAHPHIGTNKLPHIIVAMREQIVNSGGQVLFEQKVTDILTANNQVTGVRTASGQTFEAARIILATGHSARDIFHLLHQKNILISAKPFALGVRVEHPQALIDSAQYHCPTRNEYLPPASYSLVEQVEGRGVFSFCMCPGGIIAPASTDPGELVVNGWSPSRRDNPYANSGMVVTIDETDFQIFADKGPLAAMYYQQMVERTAFTAGGGQFVAPAQRMTDFVHSKVSTTLPSCSYLPGVNSTNLRDVLPVSVHTRLAEAFKAFGRKMKGYYTADAILVATESRTSSPVRIPREDETLMHPQINGLYPCGEGAGYAGGIVSAAMDGERVAERIIAFYHR, via the coding sequence ATGATACAACAACTCTCGCTCAAATTGCTGCCATCTCAGGCAGCTTCTGATACCAGCATTATCGCTGAAGCAGCAGCCGCCCTCGGTGTTAAGCCCACTGCCATCACAGGCTTTCATCTGCTCAAACGCTCTATAGACGCACGTTCCCGCCAGGCTTACTTCATGCTCACCGTTAAGGTGTTTGTCGATGAACCTTTCCAGGAAAGAGAACGTATCATACCGATATATGATAGCTTGCCCTCAAACGCGCCACAGGCCATCGTTATAGGGGCCGGGCCGGCAGGTCTATTCGCCGCTTTGCGTCTTGTAGAAGCAGGTATCAGACCCATTGTACTTGAGCGGGGTAAGGATGTACGTGCAAGAAGAAGAGACCTTGCTGCGCTTAATAAGACGGGTGTTGTTAATCCGGAGTCTAACTATTGTTTTGGCGAAGGTGGCGCCGGTACCTACTCTGACGGTAAGTTATATACCCGCTCCAATAAGCGTGGCGACATCAACCGCATCCTCAGCATCTTTGTACACTTCGGCGCTACAGAAAAGATCATGTATGAAGCGCATCCACATATAGGAACCAATAAGTTACCTCATATCATAGTGGCTATGCGTGAGCAGATTGTCAACAGCGGCGGACAGGTATTATTTGAACAGAAGGTGACTGATATATTGACAGCCAATAATCAGGTAACAGGGGTGAGGACTGCCAGCGGACAAACATTCGAAGCTGCCAGGATCATCCTTGCCACAGGCCACTCTGCCCGTGACATCTTCCACCTGCTGCATCAGAAGAACATACTGATCTCTGCAAAGCCTTTTGCTTTGGGCGTACGCGTGGAACATCCACAGGCATTGATCGACAGTGCACAATATCATTGTCCTACCAGGAATGAGTATCTCCCGCCTGCCAGCTATAGTCTTGTAGAACAGGTAGAAGGACGTGGTGTTTTTTCTTTCTGTATGTGTCCTGGTGGTATCATTGCGCCCGCTTCGACTGATCCGGGAGAACTGGTCGTTAACGGATGGTCGCCATCCAGACGTGATAACCCCTACGCTAACTCCGGTATGGTGGTGACGATAGATGAAACTGATTTCCAGATCTTTGCTGATAAAGGTCCGTTAGCAGCTATGTACTATCAGCAGATGGTAGAGCGTACAGCCTTTACTGCTGGCGGCGGACAATTTGTAGCGCCCGCTCAACGAATGACGGATTTTGTCCACAGTAAGGTTTCCACAACTTTACCTTCCTGCTCTTATTTACCTGGTGTAAACAGCACCAATCTCCGTGATGTCCTTCCTGTTAGTGTGCATACCCGGCTGGCAGAAGCCTTCAAAGCTTTTGGCCGTAAGATGAAAGGATATTATACAGCAGATGCTATACTGGTAGCTACTGAATCCCGCACATCCTCTCCTGTACGTATTCCACGTGAAGACGAAACACTGATGCATCCGCAGATCAACGGCCTTTATCCTTGCGGAGAAGGCGCCGGTTACGCAGGCGGTATCGTGTCGGCGGCAATGGACGGAGAACGTGTAGCAGAGCGTATTATAGCTTTCTATCACAGGTAA